From Sphingopyxis sp. USTB-05, the proteins below share one genomic window:
- a CDS encoding serine hydrolase, translating to MSNGTIAGRRAVLTGAAALIAGGQAAAGTDGGPPRCSSGNAAWIPSDDLVRDLPRLMRIAGVPGVAIAVVDRGTLAWSRGFGVKNILTRDPVQGDTLFEAASMTKPVFAYVVMRLVDEKRLDLDKPLVAYRRPANLGSDPNLERITARHVLEHSTGLPNWASAPLVTNSAPGSVYSYSGEAFIWLQLVVETIMGMGLGSVMQAKLFGPAEMTRSTFGWDEAIASSAVFGHSEPPEGEQKLPAQPTRELGDRLLRVASKRRKPIASWTWEDSVAAMRETDPKTPPSTHDLLVNSAGGLLMTASDYAKFMTLMMDRPNRAGWEISDAARRAMLAPRLDVRGRDIMRGLGWEIEQSSAGPLFQHSGSNYGIFKTLGVGDARSGRAIVVFTNAANGNALAARIVREATGIDRLKSLI from the coding sequence ATGAGTAACGGCACGATCGCCGGGCGACGGGCCGTGCTGACCGGCGCCGCAGCGCTGATCGCCGGTGGCCAGGCGGCCGCTGGCACCGATGGAGGACCGCCTCGATGTTCGAGCGGCAATGCCGCGTGGATCCCGTCCGACGATTTGGTTCGCGACCTGCCGCGACTGATGCGAATTGCCGGGGTGCCCGGCGTCGCCATCGCGGTCGTGGACCGCGGGACACTCGCGTGGAGCCGGGGCTTCGGCGTCAAAAACATTCTCACCCGCGACCCTGTGCAGGGCGACACGCTGTTCGAAGCGGCGTCGATGACCAAGCCGGTCTTCGCTTATGTCGTGATGCGGCTGGTCGACGAGAAGCGCCTCGACCTCGACAAGCCGCTCGTTGCCTATCGTCGGCCGGCGAACCTTGGCAGCGATCCGAATCTCGAGCGCATCACCGCCCGGCATGTGCTGGAGCATTCGACCGGCCTGCCCAACTGGGCTTCCGCGCCGCTCGTCACGAACAGCGCGCCGGGATCGGTCTACAGCTACTCGGGCGAAGCGTTCATCTGGCTCCAGTTGGTCGTGGAAACGATCATGGGAATGGGCCTCGGCAGCGTGATGCAGGCAAAGCTGTTCGGTCCGGCCGAAATGACCCGCAGCACCTTCGGCTGGGACGAGGCGATCGCAAGCTCGGCAGTCTTCGGCCATTCCGAACCGCCCGAAGGCGAACAAAAGCTTCCGGCCCAGCCGACGCGCGAGTTGGGCGACCGGCTGCTTCGGGTCGCCTCGAAGAGGCGCAAGCCGATCGCGTCGTGGACGTGGGAGGATTCGGTCGCGGCGATGCGCGAGACGGATCCAAAGACGCCGCCGTCGACGCACGATCTTCTTGTCAATTCCGCAGGCGGGCTTCTGATGACGGCGTCCGACTATGCGAAATTCATGACGCTCATGATGGACCGGCCGAACCGTGCGGGGTGGGAGATCAGCGATGCGGCCAGGCGCGCGATGCTCGCCCCCCGGCTCGACGTGCGCGGCCGCGACATTATGCGGGGGCTGGGCTGGGAGATCGAGCAATCGTCAGCGGGTCCGCTGTTCCAGCACAGCGGAAGCAATTACGGGATCTTCAAAACCCTTGGCGTCGGCGACGCGCGAAGCGGGCGAGCGATCGTCGTCTTCACCAACGCAGCAAACGGAAATGCGCTCGCGGCGCGGATCGTTAGGGAGGCGACGGGAATCGACCGGCTGAAGTCACTGATCTGA
- a CDS encoding tetratricopeptide repeat protein, producing the protein MATLGLNPSEKEAVEAFRRDVVEPSMTSLVILDFWAEWCGPCKQLGPVLEKVAADYADKGVVLVKVDVDANRFIAGQFQVQSIPTVYAIFQGQPVANLTNARTESQLKSILDQLLAQLPIESEASARAVEIAPLIEMGDAVLAEGDGPRAASIFAQILEMAPDNAAAHGGLIRALILAGDVEGAEAALAMIPAEIADDPAVAQAKSALALAADAPDAGELAAFEAAVAANPDDHQARFDLASAQIGAGQRDAAADNLLHIVAADREWNDDAARAKLLSLFEAVGLEDAWVAAQRRRLSLILFG; encoded by the coding sequence GTGGCCACGCTCGGTCTGAACCCCTCTGAAAAGGAAGCCGTCGAAGCCTTCCGCCGCGATGTCGTCGAACCGTCGATGACGAGCCTCGTGATTCTCGATTTCTGGGCGGAATGGTGCGGCCCCTGCAAACAATTGGGGCCGGTGCTGGAAAAGGTCGCCGCCGATTATGCGGACAAGGGCGTCGTGCTGGTCAAGGTCGACGTCGATGCGAATCGCTTCATTGCCGGCCAGTTCCAGGTCCAGTCGATCCCGACCGTTTATGCGATTTTCCAAGGGCAGCCGGTCGCCAACCTGACCAATGCGCGCACCGAAAGCCAATTGAAGTCGATTCTCGATCAGCTTCTCGCGCAGCTCCCGATCGAAAGCGAAGCGAGTGCGCGCGCGGTCGAGATCGCGCCGCTCATCGAAATGGGCGATGCCGTCCTCGCCGAGGGCGACGGGCCGCGCGCGGCGAGCATCTTTGCGCAGATTCTTGAAATGGCGCCCGACAACGCCGCGGCGCACGGCGGGCTGATTCGCGCGCTGATCCTCGCGGGCGACGTCGAGGGGGCAGAGGCCGCACTCGCCATGATCCCCGCCGAAATCGCCGACGATCCGGCCGTCGCGCAGGCGAAAAGCGCGCTGGCGCTTGCCGCCGATGCGCCCGACGCGGGCGAGCTGGCGGCATTCGAGGCCGCGGTCGCTGCAAACCCCGACGATCATCAGGCGCGCTTCGATCTTGCGAGCGCGCAGATCGGTGCGGGCCAGCGTGATGCCGCCGCCGACAATCTGCTCCACATCGTCGCGGCCGACCGCGAATGGAACGATGACGCGGCCCGCGCCAAGCTGCTTTCGCTGTTCGAGGCCGTGGGTCTCGAAGACGCCTGGGTCGCGGCGCAGCGCCGCCGCCTGTCGCTGATTCTGTTCGGCTAA
- a CDS encoding LON peptidase substrate-binding domain-containing protein gives MADTAPLTIQRIAIFPLTGAVLFPGLHLPLHIFEPRYSAMVQEVLARDRQIGMIQPRVLPGEESREPPALYDMGCVGRIIDVEALEEGRFNLVLEGVARFRVRRELDVTTPFRQVEAEIELEAEEDAVLASIERASLEREAKRFAARQGYVVDWDSVGQLDDATLVNGIAQVAPFDAAAKQALLEASPIDARAELVVQLMQFFGRFDSDDGRATLQ, from the coding sequence ATGGCCGATACCGCGCCCTTGACCATCCAGCGGATCGCGATTTTTCCGCTTACCGGCGCGGTGCTGTTCCCGGGGCTGCACCTGCCGCTCCATATCTTCGAACCGCGCTATTCGGCGATGGTGCAGGAGGTGCTGGCGCGCGACCGGCAGATCGGAATGATTCAGCCGCGCGTCCTGCCCGGCGAAGAGTCGCGCGAGCCGCCCGCACTCTACGACATGGGCTGCGTGGGCCGCATCATCGACGTCGAGGCGCTCGAGGAAGGGCGTTTCAACCTCGTCCTCGAAGGCGTCGCCCGCTTTCGTGTCCGCCGCGAACTCGACGTGACGACGCCGTTCAGGCAGGTCGAGGCCGAGATCGAGTTGGAAGCCGAAGAGGATGCGGTGCTCGCGAGCATCGAACGCGCCAGCCTTGAGCGCGAGGCCAAGCGCTTTGCGGCGCGGCAGGGCTATGTCGTCGACTGGGATTCGGTCGGGCAGCTCGACGACGCCACCCTCGTCAACGGCATTGCGCAGGTCGCGCCGTTCGACGCCGCCGCGAAGCAGGCGCTGCTCGAGGCGTCGCCAATCGACGCGCGCGCCGAACTGGTCGTCCAGTTGATGCAATTCTTCGGCCGTTTCGACAGCGACGACGGCCGCGCCACGCTGCAATAG
- a CDS encoding FAD-dependent monooxygenase, whose protein sequence is MSETLRSDVLISGGGLVGQALALALSHHGLSVQIVDPADPVATIAPGFDGRASAIASATWQMFEVLGIADRLAGHGCPIRAIKVGDGAPDSGRGGELDFVTGEGDPPLGTMVENRQLRLALAAALADAPLVRLLMPAAVVAREIDAHGALLTLADGTRLAAPLLIVAEGRRSPTRDAAGFSIANWSYHHHAMIGAVAHEKPHGNVAHEIFYPSGPFALLPLVDDPQGRHRSAFVWTVSEKDGPGFAKLGERGFIAELQKRAGGVLGAMELVAPRMTYPLGFHHSASIVADRIALVGDAAHGIHPIAGQGLNLGLRDVAALTEVLVEGARLGLDLGDAALLARYQRWRGLDNMMVSLATDGLTRLFGIPGRTAAAVRRTGLGAVQRMPMLKRFFMDEARGEAGDLPRLLAGAEI, encoded by the coding sequence ATGAGTGAAACGCTGCGCAGCGATGTCCTGATTTCGGGGGGCGGCCTCGTCGGCCAGGCGCTCGCCCTTGCCCTTTCCCATCACGGCCTGTCGGTCCAGATCGTCGATCCCGCCGATCCCGTTGCGACGATCGCGCCCGGCTTCGACGGCCGCGCCTCGGCGATCGCCAGCGCGACCTGGCAGATGTTCGAGGTGCTGGGGATCGCCGACCGCCTTGCCGGGCACGGTTGCCCGATCCGTGCCATTAAAGTGGGCGACGGCGCTCCCGACAGCGGCCGCGGCGGCGAACTCGACTTTGTCACTGGCGAAGGCGACCCGCCGCTCGGCACGATGGTCGAGAACCGCCAGCTTCGCCTCGCGCTCGCTGCCGCGCTGGCCGATGCGCCGCTAGTGCGTCTGCTAATGCCCGCCGCGGTCGTGGCGCGAGAGATTGACGCGCATGGTGCCCTGTTGACGCTCGCCGACGGGACAAGACTCGCGGCGCCGTTGCTGATCGTCGCCGAAGGGCGCCGCTCGCCGACGCGCGATGCCGCCGGGTTCAGCATCGCGAACTGGTCGTACCATCATCATGCGATGATCGGGGCGGTTGCGCACGAAAAACCGCACGGCAATGTCGCGCATGAAATCTTCTATCCGTCGGGCCCCTTCGCGCTGTTGCCGCTCGTCGACGACCCGCAGGGGCGGCACCGTTCGGCCTTCGTCTGGACGGTGTCCGAAAAGGATGGCCCCGGCTTCGCGAAACTTGGCGAGCGCGGCTTTATAGCAGAACTTCAGAAGCGCGCCGGTGGCGTGTTGGGCGCAATGGAGCTTGTCGCGCCGCGGATGACCTATCCGCTCGGCTTTCATCATAGCGCGTCGATCGTCGCCGACCGCATCGCGCTTGTGGGTGATGCCGCGCACGGTATCCATCCGATCGCGGGGCAGGGGCTCAACCTTGGCCTGCGCGATGTCGCGGCGCTCACCGAAGTGCTGGTCGAGGGTGCGCGTCTCGGTCTTGACCTTGGCGATGCGGCGCTTCTCGCACGTTATCAGCGCTGGCGCGGGCTCGACAATATGATGGTCAGCCTCGCAACCGACGGGCTTACCCGCCTGTTCGGCATCCCAGGCCGTACCGCCGCCGCAGTGCGGCGCACCGGCCTTGGCGCGGTGCAGCGGATGCCGATGCTCAAGCGCTTCTTCATGGATGAAGCGCGCGGCGAGGCCGGCGACCTGCCGCGTTTGCTAGCCGGCGCCGAAATCTAA
- a CDS encoding DNA translocase FtsK — MASRKAAPIKADWRTVFRQSIARSLVIAASVALGLFTLFLALALVTYDSTDAALNTAAHGTAANWMGGAGAWFADLGLSIGGVGVALLLPLLAIIAWRLWLGEEQPYWPRQLAYSFIGILLVGLGAELWAPATNAPMPAGWGGIIALLIGGAITPLFAQAGEPAAALIRFATILLLIGLGLWLAWRALRLEKGWASRFKLPAAESSRVVEPARVPTEEAKTPNLMERVVRPRAVAEPSDRAPPEIADPAERSLPSKPKAKPQTELFTNYQLPSIDLLAPPPPGPTGQIDKAGLERNARLLESVLEDFQVKGVVTAVRPGPVVTMYELEPAPGTKASRVSNLADDIARNMSALSARIAPIPGRTVIGIELPNAHRESVVLHEIIGSALFQDQTGALPIILGKNISGDAVIADLAPMPHLLIAGTTGSGKSVGLNAMILSLLYRLGPDQVKMIMIDPKMLELSVYDDIPHLLAPVVTEPKKAIRALKWAVEQMEDRYRMMSSLSVRNLASYNDKVRGALAKGKSLGRRVQTGYDPDTGQPVYEEETLDYAPLPQIVVVVDELADLMMTAGKEVEFLIQRLAQKARAAGIHLILATQRPSVDVITGVIKANLPTRISFNVTSKIDSRTILGEAGAEQLLGKGDMLYVPGGKQITRIHGPFVSDDEVRAVADHWKGQGRPDYIESVTEDPEDGGFAMEGAPAGGDSAEDRMYAKACQIVVESQKASTSWLQRQLRIGYNSAARLIERMEEEGLVSPPNHVGRRDVLTDQYGQQR, encoded by the coding sequence ATGGCTAGCCGCAAGGCCGCACCAATAAAGGCTGATTGGCGCACCGTTTTCCGCCAAAGCATCGCGCGTTCGCTCGTGATCGCCGCATCGGTGGCGCTCGGCCTCTTCACACTATTCCTCGCGCTCGCGCTGGTCACATATGACAGCACCGATGCGGCGCTGAACACGGCCGCCCACGGCACCGCCGCCAACTGGATGGGCGGCGCGGGGGCGTGGTTCGCCGACCTGGGCCTGTCGATCGGCGGCGTCGGCGTCGCGCTGCTGCTACCGCTGCTCGCGATCATCGCCTGGCGTCTGTGGCTCGGCGAAGAGCAGCCTTATTGGCCGCGCCAACTCGCATACAGCTTCATCGGCATCCTGCTCGTCGGCCTTGGCGCCGAACTCTGGGCGCCCGCGACAAACGCGCCGATGCCAGCGGGCTGGGGCGGGATCATCGCGCTGCTGATCGGTGGCGCGATAACGCCCCTGTTCGCGCAGGCAGGCGAGCCCGCGGCGGCGCTGATCCGCTTTGCCACCATATTGCTGCTCATCGGGCTTGGATTGTGGCTCGCATGGCGGGCGCTGCGGCTGGAGAAGGGCTGGGCCTCGCGCTTCAAGCTGCCGGCGGCAGAGAGCAGCCGCGTCGTCGAGCCTGCGCGCGTGCCAACTGAAGAGGCGAAGACACCGAACCTTATGGAGCGTGTCGTACGCCCGCGTGCTGTCGCCGAACCGAGCGACCGCGCGCCGCCCGAAATCGCAGATCCTGCCGAGCGTAGTCTACCCTCGAAGCCCAAGGCAAAACCGCAGACAGAGCTGTTCACCAATTACCAGCTGCCGTCGATCGACCTGCTCGCGCCGCCGCCGCCGGGGCCGACGGGTCAGATCGACAAGGCGGGGCTGGAACGCAACGCGCGCCTGCTCGAATCGGTGCTCGAGGATTTCCAGGTCAAAGGCGTCGTCACCGCGGTCCGCCCCGGCCCGGTCGTCACCATGTACGAACTCGAACCCGCGCCGGGGACGAAGGCAAGCCGCGTGTCGAACCTGGCCGACGACATCGCGCGCAACATGTCGGCGCTGTCGGCGCGTATCGCCCCCATCCCAGGGCGCACCGTGATCGGCATCGAACTGCCCAACGCGCACCGCGAGTCGGTCGTGCTGCACGAAATCATCGGCAGCGCCTTGTTTCAGGACCAGACCGGCGCGCTGCCGATCATCCTCGGCAAGAATATCAGCGGCGACGCGGTGATCGCCGACCTCGCCCCAATGCCGCACCTGCTGATCGCGGGTACGACGGGTTCGGGTAAGTCGGTCGGTCTCAACGCGATGATTCTCTCGCTGCTCTATCGCCTTGGTCCCGACCAGGTGAAGATGATCATGATCGACCCCAAGATGCTGGAACTCAGCGTCTATGACGACATTCCGCATCTGCTTGCCCCCGTGGTGACCGAGCCCAAGAAGGCGATCCGCGCGCTCAAATGGGCGGTTGAGCAGATGGAGGACCGTTACCGGATGATGTCGTCGCTGTCGGTCCGCAACCTCGCGTCCTACAACGACAAGGTCCGCGGTGCGCTCGCCAAGGGCAAATCCCTGGGGCGCCGCGTCCAGACGGGTTACGACCCCGACACCGGCCAGCCGGTCTATGAGGAAGAGACGCTCGATTATGCGCCGCTGCCGCAGATCGTCGTCGTCGTCGACGAGCTCGCCGACCTGATGATGACTGCCGGCAAGGAAGTCGAATTCCTGATCCAGCGCCTCGCCCAGAAAGCACGCGCGGCGGGCATCCACCTGATCCTCGCGACGCAGCGCCCGTCGGTCGACGTCATCACGGGCGTGATCAAGGCAAACCTGCCGACGCGCATCAGCTTCAACGTTACGTCAAAGATCGACAGCCGCACGATCCTTGGCGAAGCCGGTGCCGAACAACTGCTCGGCAAGGGCGACATGCTCTATGTGCCCGGCGGCAAGCAGATCACGCGCATTCACGGCCCCTTCGTCTCCGACGATGAGGTCCGCGCCGTCGCCGATCACTGGAAAGGGCAGGGCCGCCCCGACTATATCGAGAGCGTCACCGAGGACCCCGAGGACGGCGGCTTCGCGATGGAGGGCGCGCCCGCGGGCGGCGACAGCGCCGAGGATCGGATGTACGCCAAGGCCTGCCAGATCGTCGTTGAAAGCCAAAAAGCGTCGACGAGCTGGCTCCAGCGTCAATTGCGCATCGGCTATAACAGCGCCGCGCGCCTGATCGAGCGGATGGAAGAAGAAGGGCTGGTCAGCCCGCCCAACCATGTCGGCCGCCGCGACGTGCTCACCGACCAATATGGCCAGCAAAGGTGA
- a CDS encoding outer membrane lipoprotein carrier protein LolA, with protein MTRLAAWTLAPLAAASLAIGVPAIAQSSNALASVQSHLKSTSSMTASFVQTDRNGQRLNGQLTLKRPGKIRFQYQKGVPLLIVGDGSSLTMIDYEVRQVQRWPVKNSPLGALLDPDRDLTKYAKVLPTGNDDVLSVEVKDPKRPEYGTITMVFVRDGAAPGGLRLRGWVALDSQNNRTRIDLSNQKFNVAVADSAFKWTDPRPKQRGRAG; from the coding sequence ATGACCCGCCTTGCCGCCTGGACGCTTGCGCCTTTGGCAGCAGCCAGCCTCGCGATCGGCGTGCCCGCAATCGCCCAGTCGTCGAACGCGCTGGCATCGGTGCAGTCGCACCTGAAGTCGACGAGTTCGATGACCGCCAGTTTCGTGCAGACCGACCGCAACGGTCAGCGGCTGAACGGCCAGCTCACATTGAAGCGGCCGGGCAAGATCCGCTTCCAGTACCAAAAGGGCGTGCCGCTGCTGATCGTTGGCGACGGCAGTTCGCTGACGATGATCGATTATGAAGTGCGGCAGGTGCAGCGTTGGCCGGTGAAAAATTCGCCGCTCGGCGCGCTGCTCGACCCCGACCGCGATCTTACCAAATATGCCAAGGTCCTGCCGACCGGCAACGACGATGTGCTGAGCGTCGAGGTCAAGGATCCCAAGCGCCCCGAATATGGCACCATAACCATGGTGTTCGTGCGCGACGGCGCTGCGCCCGGCGGGCTTCGCCTGCGTGGTTGGGTTGCGCTCGATTCGCAGAACAACCGCACGCGGATCGATCTCAGCAACCAGAAATTCAACGTTGCTGTCGCCGACTCGGCGTTCAAATGGACCGACCCGCGTCCCAAGCAGCGCGGCCGCGCGGGCTGA
- a CDS encoding exodeoxyribonuclease III codes for MTRTSIASWNINSVRARIGIVEKFLREEAPDILCLQETKVECGLFPPEMFRRLGYDHIVTHGQRMHHGVAIVSKVPLSDVRKYDWQANGEARHVGVTLPSGVRLDNVYIPAGGDIPDRELNPKFGQKLDFFGRMTEWSGALADTPTVLTGDFNVAPLESDVWNHKALLDVVSHTPIEVETLARLQAASNWVDLGRHFVPAPERLYTWWSYRAKDWEASNRGRRLDHMWVTPDLMPKAISHRIVQPARSWERPSDHIPLITEFDF; via the coding sequence ATGACTCGCACCAGCATCGCTTCGTGGAACATCAACAGCGTTCGCGCCCGCATCGGCATCGTCGAAAAATTCCTGCGCGAAGAAGCTCCCGATATTCTGTGCTTGCAGGAAACCAAGGTCGAATGTGGTCTGTTCCCGCCCGAGATGTTCAGGCGGCTCGGATATGATCATATCGTCACGCACGGCCAACGCATGCATCATGGCGTGGCCATCGTAAGCAAAGTTCCGCTGTCAGACGTGCGCAAATATGACTGGCAGGCAAATGGCGAAGCACGCCACGTCGGTGTAACGCTGCCATCGGGCGTGCGGCTCGACAATGTCTATATTCCCGCGGGCGGCGATATTCCCGACCGCGAACTCAATCCCAAGTTCGGCCAGAAGCTCGATTTCTTCGGCCGCATGACCGAATGGTCGGGTGCGCTGGCCGATACGCCGACGGTGCTGACGGGCGACTTCAATGTCGCTCCGCTCGAAAGCGATGTGTGGAACCACAAGGCGCTGCTCGACGTCGTCAGCCACACGCCGATCGAGGTCGAAACGCTCGCGCGGCTTCAGGCGGCGTCGAATTGGGTCGACCTTGGGCGTCACTTCGTACCGGCGCCGGAACGGCTCTACACTTGGTGGAGCTACCGCGCGAAGGACTGGGAAGCGTCGAACCGTGGCCGCCGGCTCGACCATATGTGGGTCACGCCCGACCTGATGCCCAAGGCGATATCGCACCGGATCGTCCAGCCCGCGCGCAGTTGGGAACGGCCGTCGGACCACATCCCGCTGATCACCGAGTTCGACTTTTGA
- the ribA gene encoding GTP cyclohydrolase II yields MGARNAARAIDALRRGWPFRLIGPDGALDLMAVESARDAALAEFGSHDILLSGERAVTLKLTNQRVAATPGPVRLANAAPVVAAALAIADPALDLANPLKGPFHSIATGGDAAAATAMAMARHAGLLPAFFVREAAGAAETMCSIEDVVALLDPVRLEIAARAKLPVEASETAEIVAFRSPEEASDHVALVIGKRDGNPPVVRLHSECLTGDVLGSLKCDCGPQLHAALHAMADAPWGVLLYLRQEGRGIGLVNKLRAYALQDQGYDTVDANLRLGFPVEARDFAIAGRMLELLNIPRIRLMTNNPEKVARLEKEGVEVVERIPLALPTNKYNEQYLATKRDRTGHQL; encoded by the coding sequence GTGGGCGCTCGGAACGCCGCGCGCGCGATCGATGCGCTGCGGCGCGGCTGGCCCTTTCGTCTGATCGGCCCCGATGGCGCGCTCGACCTGATGGCCGTCGAAAGCGCGCGCGACGCCGCGCTGGCCGAATTCGGCAGCCACGACATATTGTTGTCGGGCGAGCGAGCGGTGACGCTCAAGCTCACGAACCAGCGTGTCGCAGCTACGCCGGGTCCAGTGCGCCTCGCGAATGCCGCCCCCGTGGTGGCCGCGGCGCTCGCGATCGCCGATCCCGCGCTCGATCTTGCCAATCCGCTCAAGGGCCCTTTTCATAGCATTGCTACCGGCGGCGACGCGGCTGCGGCCACAGCGATGGCCATGGCCCGCCACGCCGGCCTACTCCCCGCCTTCTTCGTGCGCGAAGCAGCAGGCGCCGCCGAAACCATGTGCAGCATCGAAGATGTTGTCGCCCTGCTCGATCCCGTCCGCCTTGAAATCGCGGCGCGCGCAAAGCTGCCGGTAGAAGCCAGCGAGACCGCAGAGATCGTTGCATTCCGCTCGCCCGAAGAAGCCTCGGACCATGTCGCGCTCGTCATCGGCAAGCGCGACGGCAATCCGCCCGTCGTGCGTTTGCACAGCGAATGCCTGACCGGCGACGTACTCGGCAGCCTCAAATGCGATTGCGGACCGCAGCTCCATGCCGCGCTCCACGCGATGGCCGACGCTCCGTGGGGCGTATTGCTTTACCTCAGACAGGAGGGGCGCGGGATCGGCCTCGTCAACAAGCTGCGCGCCTATGCGCTGCAGGATCAGGGTTATGATACGGTCGATGCCAATCTGCGGCTCGGCTTCCCGGTCGAAGCGCGCGACTTCGCGATCGCCGGGCGGATGCTCGAACTGCTCAACATCCCGCGCATCCGGCTGATGACGAATAATCCTGAAAAGGTTGCGCGGCTGGAGAAGGAGGGCGTCGAAGTCGTCGAGCGCATCCCGCTCGCACTACCGACGAATAAATATAACGAGCAATATCTCGCGACGAAGCGCGATCGCACGGGACACCAGCTCTAA
- a CDS encoding LytTR family DNA-binding domain-containing protein → MTIRTILVDDEKLATQGLQLRLEPHTDVEIVDTAQNGREAIRKIKTHKPDLVFLDIQMPGFDGFSVIQGLMEVEPPLVVFVTAYSDHAIRAFEAQAVDYLVKPVEPERLADALDRVRQRLAEKRGVAEVERLKTVLAEVAPEAVEDYDAEVAPDAHAADRYEKMINIKDRGQIFRVDVDSIERIDAAGDYMCIYTADNSLILRETMKDLEKRLDPRNFQRVHRSTIVNLSQVKQVKPHTNGECFLVLGSGAQVKVSRSYRDVVARFVH, encoded by the coding sequence ATGACGATCAGAACCATCCTTGTGGATGATGAAAAATTGGCCACTCAGGGCCTGCAGTTGCGGCTGGAACCGCATACGGACGTCGAAATCGTCGACACCGCACAAAATGGCCGCGAAGCCATCCGAAAGATCAAGACTCACAAGCCTGACCTCGTTTTCCTGGACATCCAGATGCCAGGCTTTGACGGGTTTTCGGTGATTCAGGGATTGATGGAGGTCGAGCCGCCGCTGGTGGTGTTCGTCACCGCCTATTCGGACCATGCGATCCGCGCCTTCGAGGCGCAGGCCGTCGATTATCTGGTGAAACCGGTCGAGCCCGAGCGGCTGGCCGATGCGCTCGATCGGGTCCGTCAACGCCTCGCCGAAAAGCGCGGTGTGGCCGAGGTCGAACGGCTCAAGACCGTGCTGGCCGAAGTCGCGCCCGAAGCTGTCGAGGATTATGACGCTGAGGTCGCGCCCGACGCGCACGCTGCCGATCGCTACGAGAAGATGATCAACATCAAGGATCGCGGCCAGATCTTCCGCGTCGACGTCGACAGCATCGAACGCATCGACGCCGCGGGCGATTATATGTGCATCTATACGGCCGACAACAGCCTGATCCTGCGCGAGACGATGAAGGATCTGGAAAAGCGGCTCGACCCGCGCAACTTCCAGCGCGTTCATCGTTCGACGATCGTCAATCTGTCACAGGTCAAGCAGGTCAAGCCGCACACCAACGGCGAATGCTTCCTCGTGCTGGGTTCGGGCGCGCAGGTGAAGGTCAGCCGAAGCTATCGCGACGTGGTCGCGCGCTTCGTGCATTGA
- a CDS encoding sensor histidine kinase, translated as MPLFRLSSPGPFFDNKVRAFWNLQILGWAAWLGLRGVSGLANGQAFTFLIPQTISAITGFSLTLILSACYRALISRRPLLMWGVSFGLAGVATALWAFIDAWVAQIQNPASEAGFTSLLLGAMYIDATSLAAWSALYFAINYFLQLEEQNDRVLRLEAQAASAQLAMLRYQLNPHFLFNTLNSISTLVLLKQAEPANAMLSRLSAFLRYTLANEPTAQVTLAQEIETLKLYLDIEKMRFEERLRPHFAIDPAVSRARLPSLLLQPLIENAIKYAVTPQEEGADITLSAQLAGQNVRITVSDTGAGLSAETTDPTTGFATESTGVGLANIRDRLAQAFGDQHRFDVHVGAEGGFTVVIEFPFQPDGQMTIGTERT; from the coding sequence ATGCCGCTCTTCCGACTGTCCTCGCCGGGCCCCTTCTTTGACAACAAGGTCCGGGCTTTCTGGAACCTGCAGATATTGGGCTGGGCTGCCTGGCTCGGTCTGCGCGGGGTGTCTGGGCTCGCCAACGGCCAGGCATTCACCTTCCTCATCCCGCAGACGATTTCTGCGATTACCGGTTTCTCGCTGACGCTGATCCTGTCGGCCTGTTATCGCGCGCTGATCAGTCGCCGCCCGCTTTTGATGTGGGGCGTCAGTTTCGGACTGGCGGGGGTCGCGACTGCGCTCTGGGCCTTTATCGATGCATGGGTGGCGCAGATTCAGAACCCGGCGAGCGAGGCGGGGTTCACCAGCCTGTTGCTCGGCGCCATGTATATTGATGCCACCTCGCTCGCAGCCTGGTCGGCGCTCTATTTCGCCATCAACTATTTCCTCCAGCTAGAGGAACAGAATGACCGCGTTCTGCGGCTCGAGGCGCAGGCGGCCTCGGCGCAGCTTGCGATGCTGCGCTACCAGCTCAACCCGCACTTCCTCTTCAACACGCTGAACAGCATTTCGACGCTCGTGCTGCTGAAACAGGCCGAACCCGCGAACGCGATGCTGTCGCGCCTTTCGGCGTTCCTCCGTTACACACTCGCGAACGAGCCGACCGCGCAGGTGACGCTGGCGCAAGAGATTGAGACGCTGAAACTCTATCTCGACATCGAAAAAATGCGCTTCGAGGAACGATTGCGGCCCCATTTTGCGATCGATCCTGCGGTTTCGCGTGCGCGCCTGCCCTCGCTTCTGCTCCAGCCGCTGATCGAAAATGCGATCAAATATGCGGTGACGCCGCAGGAAGAAGGCGCCGATATCACGCTTTCTGCACAACTGGCCGGTCAAAATGTTCGCATCACCGTGTCCGACACCGGCGCGGGATTGTCAGCCGAAACGACCGACCCCACCACTGGCTTTGCAACGGAATCGACCGGTGTGGGTTTAGCCAATATCAGGGACCGGTTGGCGCAGGCTTTTGGCGACCAGCACCGGTTCGATGTCCATGTGGGCGCTGAGGGTGGATTCACGGTGGTTATCGAGTTTCCGTTCCAGCCCGATGGGCAAATGACGATTGGAACCGAGAGAACATGA